The Wolbachia endosymbiont (group B) of Gerris lacustris genomic interval CAACATCTTTTTCATTAATTTTTGCGCCTTTTGTTATTAAAAAATCCATTAATTCTGTGTCATCTTGTAGTGTAGCAAGGTGAAGTGGAGTAAATCCATTTTTATCTCTAGAATTAATTGTCAGTTGATTAACAAGAAGTTTAGCAATTTTTTTGTGTCCATGCATAATAGCATAATGAAGTGGATTTCTATTTTCATTGTCCACAACATTAAAGTCAGCTTCGTGCTCTAATAATGATTTTACTCCAACTAAATCGCCTTTTTTTGTGAGCTTATGCAAAAGGGTGATTCCGCTTGCATCTTTTGAGTTAATATCAAATCCACTTTCTACTAATTGATGTATGTCTTCCTCACATTCCATGCCATTTTAATTAAACCCCTTTCACATGAACAATACTCCCACTTAATTAAGTTTAAATGAATCTATAAGAGATATATCACAATTTATTGAAGTTACTAAATTCCGATATATTAAGTGTAATAGTTTAGACTTAATCTGACAGGCATGAATTATCTGACAGATTAAGTCTTATCTTTTACAACTGTGGGGGTATAATTTTGATGGGACACAAAGCTTAATGGAGAAAATTACGAACACCAGTGAAAAACATGGCAATTTTATTCTCATTTGCAGCTGCTATCACGTCTTGATCTTTTAGCGAACCGCCAGGCTGAATTATAGCTGTGATTCCATATTTTGCACTTTCTACTATGCTATCTGGAAATGGAAAAAATGCATCTGAAGCAAGTACCGCACCTTTACATTTTTCACCTGCTTTTTTTACTGCAATATTTACACTATCTATTCTGCTTGTTTGCCCTGCACCAATACCGATAGCACAACCGCCTTTTGCTATAACTATTGCATTGGATTTTACATGTTTACATATTTTCCAAGCAAAAATAAGGTCCTCTTTCTCTTTTGTAGTGCATTCTGTTACTTGACTAATTTCTCCCATTGCGTGGTTATTATTTTCCTGTACTAAGAACCCTCCAACAACATTTTTAACTTGGTACTTCTCATTTTGTCGAAAAGACTTATTAATAATCACTCTCATATTTTTCTTTTTTTGCAAAACTTTGAGTGCTTCGCTATTCACTGACGGCGCTATCACTACCTCTAAAAATATCTCGTTTAGCTTTTCTGCTAGCTTTAAATCTATTTCCCGATTGAAAGCGACTATTCCACCAAAACTGCTTATTTCATCACATGATAGAGCTTTTTCATATGCTTTTAAAGCACTATCACTAACAGCAGCGCCACATGGATTATTGTGCTTTATTATCACTGCTGCAGGTTCTTGAAGCTCAGAAATTATGTTAAGTGCAGATTCTATATCTACTATATTATTATAACTTAGTTCTTTTCCATGTATTTTTTCCAGCGGATATTTGGTAAATTGATTACTATAAAATGCAGCTTTTTGATGGGGATTTTCACCATATCTGAGTTCTTGTGCTTTAGATCCATATAAGGCAAAAATTTCTGGTAACTCATTATCCTTATCCTGGGATAAAAACCAGCTATAAATATTAGAATCATACTGTGCAGTCAGAGCAAATGCTTTAGTTGCTAAATATTTTCTGTATTCCAATGTTGTTTCATTGTTATTTTTTATCATCTCAGCTTTTAGTGCTTCGTAGTCTTGAATGCTAGAAATAACTGAAGTAAAACGAAAGTTTTTTGCTGCAGCTCTAATT includes:
- the purH gene encoding bifunctional phosphoribosylaminoimidazolecarboxamide formyltransferase/IMP cyclohydrolase, which produces MKIKRALISVYDKTNIIDLASFLMQQQIEILSTGNTYKALSDAGIKTQEVSDYTQFPEILGGRVKTLHPKIHGGILCNREKHKTEIQNLGIEPIDLLITNLYPFWETVNSGSNEEQIIEQIDIGGVALIRAAAKNFRFTSVISSIQDYEALKAEMIKNNNETTLEYRKYLATKAFALTAQYDSNIYSWFLSQDKDNELPEIFALYGSKAQELRYGENPHQKAAFYSNQFTKYPLEKIHGKELSYNNIVDIESALNIISELQEPAAVIIKHNNPCGAAVSDSALKAYEKALSCDEISSFGGIVAFNREIDLKLAEKLNEIFLEVVIAPSVNSEALKVLQKKKNMRVIINKSFRQNEKYQVKNVVGGFLVQENNNHAMGEISQVTECTTKEKEDLIFAWKICKHVKSNAIVIAKGGCAIGIGAGQTSRIDSVNIAVKKAGEKCKGAVLASDAFFPFPDSIVESAKYGITAIIQPGGSLKDQDVIAAANENKIAMFFTGVRNFLH